A region of Silurus meridionalis isolate SWU-2019-XX chromosome 15, ASM1480568v1, whole genome shotgun sequence DNA encodes the following proteins:
- the fpgs gene encoding folylpolyglutamate synthase, mitochondrial, with protein MVSGAHAAIRNMTALLVRARGSLNVFRRIPRSAKFRSIAKELAVRFSSTKAAPIYRAMDYQDAICTLNTLQTNASALEQVRRERAHPQIQLQAMKSFLQRSGLTVEELDHLNIIHVTGTKGKGSTCAFTEKILRSYGFRTGFYSSPHLVQVRERIRLNGSPIGKDLFTKYFWQIYSRLNETKDVHGGSMPAYFRFLTILAFHVFLQEKVDVAIIEVGIGGAYDSTNIIRRPWVCGISSLGIDHTSILGDTIEKIAWQKGGIFKPGVPAFIAKQPEGPMAVLQERAEEIGCPLNVCPELAQYQSSEAVKLGLAGKHQYSNASLALQLTHNWLQRRCSTGPAVTSGPGFSGLQTASVFEPSPHMLKGLAETEWLGRTQTLTHGSVTYFLDGAHTTRSMQACVNWFSEAATQHEKDAMGSVVRVLLFNATGERDCGAMLKLLEGCHFDFAVFCPNITEAIADCNADQQNFNVSVEHMLTRCLDNQQSWRVLNGIEEEVPKSELLIGGGVHLPRRVERQSASLVFPCILSALQWITQGRDPLVSDSTKHIMPVKASINAKAAPLREAANVHVLITGSLHLVGGALKHLLPALSS; from the exons ATGGTTTCCGGCGCGCACGCGGCCATTCGAAATATGACTGCGCTGCTGGTGCGCGCGCGCGGGAGCCTCAACGTGTTTCGTCGTATCCCGCGGAGCGCGAAGTTCCGGAGCATCGCGAAGGAGCTGGCGGTGAGGTTCTCCAGCACTAAAGCCGCGCCGATCTACCGAGCTATGGACTATCAG GATGCCATTTGTACCCTGAACACACTACAAACCAATGccagcgctctggagcaggtccGCCGAGAGCGAGCTCACCCCCAAATCCAACTGCAGGCCATGAAGAGCTTCCTGCAGCGCTCAGGCCTCACG GTAGAGGAACTCGATCATCTCAATATCATACATGTAACTGGAACAAAGGGAAAG GGATCAACATGTGCCTTCACAGAGAAGATTCTGAGGAGCTACGGTTTCCGCACTGGATTTTATAG CTCTCCACACCTTGTGCAGGTCAGAGAGAGGATCCGCCTAAATGGCAGCCCTATTGGAAAAGACCTTTTcaccaaatacttttggcagaTTTACAGTCGACTAAACGAAACTAAG GATGTGCATGGTGGAAGTATGCCAGCGTATTTTCGCTTCCTGACTATACTTGCCTTCCATGTTTTCCTGCAGGAAAAG GTGGACGTAGCAATCATTGAGGTGGGAATAGGTGGTGCTTATGACAGTACCAACATAATCAG GCGGCCATGGGTATGTGGCATTTCATCGTTGGGCATTGACCACACCAGCATTCTTGGGGATACAATTGAGAAGATTGCCTGGCAGAAAGGAGGAATATTtaag CCTGGGGTTCCAGCATTCATTGCGAAACAACCTGAGGGACCAATGGCAGTTCTTCAGGAGAGAGCAGAAGAGATTGGG TGCCCATTGAATGTGTGCCCTGAGTTGGCACAGTACCAGAGCTCAGAGGCAGTGAAATTGGGTCTGGCTGGAAAGCACCAGTACTCCAATGCCTCACTTGCTTTACAGCTCACACACAACTGGCTCCAAAGGCGCTGCAGTACAG GTCCAGCTGTTACTTCTGGACCTGGTTTTAGTGGACTTCAAACGGCATCAGTTTTTGAGCCAAGTCCCCACATGCTGAAAG gtctggCTGAGACTGAATGGCTGGGCCGGACTCAGACCCTAACACATGGCAGTGTTACTTACTTTCTggatggtgctcacaccacacgTAGCATGCAGGCATGTGTGAACTGGTTCAGTGAAGCGGCTACACAACATGAGAAAGACGCCAT gggatcAGTGGTGCGGGTGCTGCTGTTTAATGCTACTGGAGAGCGGGATTGTGGTGCTATGCTTAAGCTGCTTGAG GGATGTCATTTCGATTTTGCGGTTTTCTGTCCAAACATCACTGAGGCAATTGCTGATTGCAATGCAG ACCAACAGAACTTTAACGTGTCTGTAGAGCACATGCTTACACGCTGCCTGGACAATCAGCAGAGCTGGCGCGTTCTCAATGGTATTGAGGAAGAAGTTCCAAAGTCTGAGCTTCTAATTGGGGGTGGTGTCCATCTGCCTAGAAGAGTAGAGAGGCAAAGTGCCTCATTGGTTTTCCCCTGCATCTTAAGTGCTCTTCAGTGGATCACACAGGGTCGTGATCCTCTAGTGTCTGATTCCACAAAGCACATCATGCCCGTCAAAGCTAGCATCAATGCTAAAGCAGCGCCACTCCGAGAGGCTGCTAATGTTCATGTGCTAATCACAGGTAGCTTGCACTTGGTAGGAGGAGCTCTTAAACATCTGCTACCTGCCCTGTCATCCtaa